The DNA window CCCCACCGCGTTCTGCCCGGGATCGAAGACGCCCGCCTGGCGCAGCACGCCTGCAGGGCGCAGCCGGCCAGCGGAGAGCACGCCCCAGCGCAGCCACCCTCCCCGAGCCCGCTCCCGGATCTGCAGCTGCGCCTCGGCCGCGGCCCGTGCGGCACCCGAGGAGGGACGGCGGGCCAACGCGGCCCGCGCCGCGTACCGGAGGGGGACCGCCTCCCGAAGAACATCGGCCCACCACTCACGATCTGCGTCGAACGGCAGGGGCTGTGTAGTCGGCCTAATCGCTGGTCCGCCTCAGCGAGGCCGGAGCGGGCCCCCGGGCAGGAAGCCCGCGACAGCTCGACGGCGCCCTGGGCGGGGGCGGCCTCGGCGGTGGAGACGAGGGCGGAGAGTGGGCCGCAGGCGGAGACCGCGCCGGTGAGCACGAGGTTGGCGGCCAGGAGGCGAGGGGCCGTGAAGGGGGTCCTGTTTCGGGTCGGAGGAAGCGCCGTTCACCTGCTACAGGTATGGCGCGGGCCGCCGGTGTGACACTCCGCCCGAAACCTTTGTGACCTCCTTCAGCCGAGCGTGCCCTCGAAGGTGATCCTTGAGCCGCCCGCGTCGACGGCCTCCACCGTCACCGGGCCGCCGACGGCCGCCTCTGGGGCGCGGAAGGAGACGCTCTGCGTGGCGGTGCGGTACGGGGCGATCGCGGCGTCGCGGTACCCGAACACCGGACGGACGGTGGCGGCCAGGTGCAGGTCCTGGCCGGTCAGGATCCGCAGGGTGGTGCCCAGGCCGGGCATCGGGTCGCCGGAGCGGTTGACCACGCTGAGTTCCAGGCTCCCGGTGCGCGCGGCTCCTTCGCCGCTCACCGTCACCTTGCCCACGCGCACGTGGCCGTTCCACTGCCCAAGCGGCATGACCGGCTGCCGGGCCGGCGCACCCTGCGGCGCCTGGGCGTCCGGGGAGGCGGCGGCACCGCCCGGCAGGGCGCCTTCGAAGAACAGCAGTTCCGGCTCGGCCAACCCCTCCTCGGTTGCTTCCACGGTCACCGTGACCGGCAGGCCCTGGGCCTGGTCGGGGAGCACCACCTTCACGTCCCTGTCGACGGACCCGTTGGGGCGCACCTGCTGCGGTTCGTCCTTGGCGGAGGTCGTGCTGCTATCGGTGGCCTCGGCAGCGGTGCGGCCGAGAGCTCCGTAGCGGACGGTGACGGCGGTCCGCGGCGCGGTTGCGACCTGTGCCCGCTGGTTGGCCACGGTCACCCGCGCCGTGTACGCGCTCGAGCCGGCCAGCACGCCGGGCACGGCCCCGGCCGGCAGCCGCTCGAAGCCCTGCAGCGTCACCGTCCATGCCCCGTCGCCGACCGGCTGCGCGGTTCCCGGCTTCACGATGCCGTCCGGCAGCACCGTGGAGGGCGAAGGCCGGGCCCCCGGGGCGCTGTTCGTCGGCTTGCCATCGGCCTTGGGCTCGCTGTCGGAGTCGGCGCAGCCGGAGACCAGGACTGCGCCGGCCAGGAGCACGGTCGGAAGGGCGTGGCGCAGGCGCATGGACATGGTTCCCCCTGTCAGGTACCGGATCTCGGTCGAGAGGGATCATGCCAAAACGCGCCCGGCCGGGGCCGGGCGCGTTGGTGAGGGATGTCTGATTCGGGCCGCCCGCCGCGTGTGCGGGCGGCGGGTCACAGCGTGATGGGGATGGGGACCAGGAAGTACTCGGCGTCGCCGACGCGGACCCGCACCGGGTGCCCGGGAACCAGGGTGAACAGCCGATGGTGCGCGGTCGCGGGGGAGTTGCGCACGGACAACGCGGGCTCCAGCGCGGCACGGACGGCGGCGCGGGAGGTGTCGGACAGCGGGTTGCGCTCGGCGATCTCCGCGCACTGGTCGAGCTGGGTGTCGGTCAGGTCGGGCCCTAGGCCCTGGCGGAGGGCCTCGACGGCGACGGCGGGGGCCAGGACCGCCCGGTTGTGGTCGCGGCATACGTGGCCGGGCGTGCCGTGGGGCTGGAAGTGACGGGCGGTGCCGATGGAGGTCAAGGGGGACTCCCGTGTGGAGGAGGGTGGCGTCAGTGCGCGCGGATCGTCGCGGTCTCGGCGACGGTCAGGACGTGCGCGGGAGGGTCTGGCGGCCTTCGGCCGTCGCCCGGTACATGCGGTGCACTCCGTCGATCAGCAGGCGAGTCGGGCCACTGTCGAACTCCAGGGTGGCGATGATCAACGGCTGGTCGAGGTCGGTGCGCATGGCGTGTTCGACGTTGAAATGGGACTGGTCCGGGCCGAAGATCGGGCACCAGGACGGGCCGTCGTACTCCGGCCTGAGCAGGTCAGGTGGTAGGCGGCCGACCAGTCGGCCACGGGGGTCTGCTCGACGGCTCGGGGGTGCTCGTCCAGGAGGCGCATGGCCCGGTCGACGTCGACCAACCAGCCTCCGTACTTGAACATCTGGCGGGAAGGGGTGGTCACGGTTCCTCGCTGACGGGTCGGGGATCGGTGATGGGAAGGGGCGGCCTGCAGTGGCCGGCAGGCACCAAGGCCGCTCGGGCGCCGCCCAGGAGCGAGCCGGGGTGGCGAGCCGGTTCAGCGCGGGGCGAGAGGGATGACCAGGACGCCGACGTGAGGCAGGCTCATCTCGGCCAGCAGCCGGGCGGCGCGGCCGCCAGGGCTGCTTGGATCGCTGGGGTCCAGGCGTATGGCGCCCCGGTGGGGGCCGCGCACGGGGTAGAGGTGCACCGTGTTCTCCGGTGCGTTGCGCTCGAAGACGCTGACGGTGGCGTACCCGAACCCGCCGAGGTTCGGGTACCGCTCGGCGACGGCCGCAGACAGGGCGGTGACGAGTTCGGGGCCTGGCGAGGCGACCGAGAGGGGGAGCAAGGGGTGGCGCGGCCGGATGCGCAGAGCAAGGGCGCGGATCGGGACGCCGAGGCCGAAGCCGATGGCGAGAGAGGCTGGCTGGATCACGGTGTTCCCCTGGGGTTGCGGCCGGGCTGGTGGCGGAGGGTGGCTTCTAGGCGTCGGCGGTGGTCACGGCGGCGTGGACGAGGCGGGCGAGTCCCCGGCGTCGCTGGCGCTTGGTCAGCCCCTGGACGCTTCCGGCGTTCTCGTGTCCGGCGGCGGCGGTCAGCCCGGACACGAGGGCGTGGACCAGTTCCTTGCCCTCGCCGTTGGGCGTGGTCGTCTGGGCGGCCGCCGTCAGGGCCCGGACGACGGGCCTGGTGGCCGCGAAGTACGCCTTGACGAAGCGGGGGTCCCGCTCGGCCGCGACGGCGGTCAGCACCCGCATGACCGGGAGGTGACCGCTCCAGCCGTCGAGTACGGCGTCGACGAGCCGGGTGGCGCCGGGCAGTCCGTCCGAGGACCAGGAGCCGTCCTCGAAGCCGTCGAGCGCCGCGTTCGTCTCCTCGGCCAGGAGCCGGGACGCTTCAAGGACGACGCCCTCGATGTCGGGGAAGTACTGGTAGAACGTCGCGGGCGACGTGCCCACCACGTGGGCGATGTCCATCACCTTGATGTCGCGGTAGGACCGGGTGGCGAGGAGCTCGATCGTCGCGTCCATCAGCTTCTGGCGGGTCTGGAGGCCGCGCTCGTTGGGCACGCGGCGGTCGGGGTGCGGGTCACGACACGGGTGGGCACAGTCGTCTCCTGAGCTGGGGGAAGAAAAGGGGGGTGGTCCAGGTCTGGGGCGGTGCCGCCGGACCCGACGTGCAATCACATTACACATTGAAATACAAATACACAACGCGCTGCGTGGGGGATCTCAGAACCCATCTTTGAACCTGTACAGCCGGATGAGCCCGTGAGTGAAGAGATAAGCGACCGCGAGTGGAAGGCGTTTATGAACAAAGCCTTCGGCCTCAGCATCTCTGAGAGCGGGCTCCTCATCGACGTCGACTCAGGACGCCACGCCATGGGCTTCCTGAAGCAGGACCAGGCGGACTAACACCCTTTTTGGCTACGGCCCGGGAGCTGTCGGCCGATGCCGCACCGCTTGGGTGAAAGGCCCCCTCTCCACCCGATGACCGGCTGCGCTGGTAGCGAGCACCTGGCGCTCAAGTTCGGCCAACGGCGGTCTGGTTCCGCAGCCCCGCGTGCCC is part of the Streptomyces agglomeratus genome and encodes:
- a CDS encoding TetR/AcrR family transcriptional regulator, whose protein sequence is MPNERGLQTRQKLMDATIELLATRSYRDIKVMDIAHVVGTSPATFYQYFPDIEGVVLEASRLLAEETNAALDGFEDGSWSSDGLPGATRLVDAVLDGWSGHLPVMRVLTAVAAERDPRFVKAYFAATRPVVRALTAAAQTTTPNGEGKELVHALVSGLTAAAGHENAGSVQGLTKRQRRRGLARLVHAAVTTADA